A window from Malassezia japonica chromosome 1, complete sequence encodes these proteins:
- the CDC25 gene encoding cell division cycle- protein (EggNog:ENOG503NUVS; COG:T) yields MTDTGTVPDQFPTDTEGQAEHGYCSFFVRALYNYIAPDKNMLTFRAGDVIEVLTQLENGWWDGLLDDKTRGWFPSNYVELISDETAATMLKPQRMAPSPIESVATSTATEQRLYPMAESACKQIRALIELTLPTTQLKHAPSLEDTEARVESFLRNTTLAVHDVRQFLSSSGLSEVTRSSPQVLQKDERASLEMIRAFAQEVDRAPPVLKVLMGDAQRSMAGSPATSRNLNDTLYAPKALSCEQATWQRSLRDLLEHVGSMLILFDRIDLSTSLGQLATPQVGDDDTEKLGHHFYQQYASAKQRMANSANSLLVTAQFTPGREYHDKFDEKFFVTFLTTYRSFMTTKEFITLLIERFHTPAPEGLPEEEQARWAELKQLTVRQRVLKALKTWLEEQYLPQDAPVLSTLSNFANSDLEDQDMQSERQQLLRLIGCYKYGLDKSGQKPSITMPAPVPILPPNMRTAELMDMDPLEIARQLTLIESKLFCKIKPIECLGKAWSGPLSKTKAKGITDTIAMYNKRCRMLNNFSSMWAILSGLNSTSIFRLRRTWDLLGFRTMKTFERANAITLPQHNFAAYRELLCKVTPPCVPFFGLYTKDLTFIEDGNPDTLISDSRLINFNKRKLLAEVILEVKTFQKTPYNFMLVPTIERYLDAHLVCQSDDQERYQRSLEIEPRERYDSDELTPSYASGEESFSKMLQDNGFL; encoded by the exons ATGACAGATACGGGGACGGTTCCGGACCAGTTCCCCACAGACACAGAGGGGCAGGCCGAGCATGGCTACTGCTCCTTTTTTGTTAGGGCGCTGTACAATTATATTGCGCCCGACAAGAACATGCTCACGTTTCGAGCTGGGGACGTGATTGAGGTCTTGACGCAGCTTGAGAACGGCTGGTGGGACGGTCTGCTGGACGATAAGACGCGCGGATGGTTTCCATCGAACTATGTGGAACTGATATCCGACGAAACTGCGGCAACAATGCTCAAGCCGCAGCGTATGGCACCTTCGCCGATCGAAAGCGTAGCcacctcgaccgcgacCGAGCAGCGTCTGTACCCCATGGCCGAGTCGGCCTGTAAGCAGATCCGGGCCCTGATCGAACTCACTCTGCCGACGACTCAGTTGAAGCACGCGCCAAGCTTGGAAGATACCGAAGCGCGTGTCGAGTCCTTCTTGCGCAACACGACCCTGGCTGTGCACGACGTACGCCAGTTTCTCTCTTCTTCGGGCTTGTCAGAGGTGACGCGGTCCAGCCCGCAAGTTTTGCAAAAGGACGAGCGCGCATCTCTC GAGATGATTCGTGCGTTTGCCCAAGAGGTagaccgtgcgccgccagTCCTCAAGGTGCTGATGGGAGATGCACAGCGTTCAATGGCAGGGAGCCCTGCGACATCGCG GAATCTGAACGATACGCTCTATGCGCCCAAAGCGCTGTCGTGTGAGCAAGCAACTTGgcagcgctcgctgcgtgatctgctcgagcacgttgGCTCCATGCTCATTCTCTTTGACAGAATTGACTTATCGACGTCGCTGGGCCAGCTTGCGACTCCGCAAGTCGGCGACGATGACACGGAGAAACTTGGACACCATTTCTACCAGCAGTACGCTTCTGCCAAGCAACGCATGGCGAATTCCGCCAACAGCCTATTGGTTACAGCTCAAT TTACGCCCGGGCGTGAGTAC CACGACAAGTTCGACGAAAAGTTCTTTGTCACATTCCTCACTACCTACCGCTCATTTATGACCACCAAGGAATTCATCACTCTCTTGATCGAGCGCTTTCATACTCCTGCACCGGAAGGGTTGCCGGAAGAGGAGCAAGCACGTTGGGCAGAGCTAAAGCAACTGACCGTTCGCCAGCGTGTCCTGAAAGCGCTGAAAACTTGGCTTGAAGAACAGTACTTGCCACAGGATGCGCCTGTGTTGAGCACCCTCTCCAACTTTGCAAACTCCGACTTGGAAGACCAAGACATGCAAAgcgagcggcagcagctTCTGCGTCTTATTGGGTGCTACAAGTACGGTCTGGACAAGTCGGGTCAAAAACCAAGCATTACGATGCCAGCGCCGGTGCCTATATTGCCTCCCAACATGCGAACCGCTGAGCTGATGGATATGGATCCCCTGGAGATTGCCCGGCAGCTTACGTTGATCGAGAGCAAACTCTTTTGCAAAATCAAGCCAATCGAGTGTTTAGGCAAGGCATGGTCGGGCCCTCTTTCGAAGACCAAGGCTAAAGGCATCACCGATACCATTGCCATGTACAACAAA CGCTGTCGCATGTTGAACAACTTCTCGTCCATGTGGGCCATTCTGTCCGGTCTGAACAGCACTTCTATTTTCCGCTTGCGCCGTACCTGGGATCTCCTAGGCTTCCGGACGATGAAAACGTTTGAGAGAGCAAATGCGATCACCCTTCCTCAACACAACTTTGCCGCATACCGGGAACTACTCTGCAAAGTAACCCCCCCTTGCGTCCCCTTCTTTGGATTGTATACCAAGGACCTGACCTTTATTGAAGATGGAAATCCCGACACTCTCATCTCTGACTCGCGGTTAATCAATTTTAACAAGCGCAAACTACTCGCCGAAGTTATTCTGGAAGTCAAGACTTTCCAAAAGACGCCGTACAATTTCATGCTCGTCCCCACGATTGAGCGCTACTTGGATGCCCATTTGGTGTGCCAAAGCGACGATCAAGAAAGGTACCAACGCAGCTTGGAGATCGAGCCCCGTGAACGGTATGACTCCGACGAGCTCACACCTAGTTACGCATCGGGCGAGGAAAGCTTTTCCAAAATGCTACAGGACAATGGATTCCTCTAG